In Sporocytophaga myxococcoides, the genomic window TCCTACGGCTGATTTTGAGCTTATCAATGACATAGATGAGCTTTCGAAATTTCCTCACTTGTTTCCTGCATTTCAAAAGTTGGGTAAATCAGGCTACGATGGGAGAGGTGTTCAACAGTTAAATTCGGTATCCGATCTTTCTAAAGCCATGGATGGGCCTTCTCTGATAGAAAAACAAGTAGATTTTGAGAAGGAAATTTCTGTAATTGTTGCCCGAAATATCAAAGGTGAAAAAGAACACTTTCCTGTAACCGAGATGATTTTTCATCCTGTTCACAATCTGGTGGAGTATCTCATGGCTCCCGCTCAGATCACTGAAGCTCAGAAAAAAGAAGCTGTGGAAATTGCAGAAAAAGTAATTGAATCTCTGGGAATGGTAGGTTTGCTTGCGGTTGAAATGTTTCTTACAAAAGAGGGAAAAATCCTGGTAAACGAAGCAGCCCCTAGACCGCACAACTCAGGGCATCAAACCATTGAAGCCAATTTTACTTCTCAGTATGAGCAATTATTAAGAGCTATCCTTGGACTTCCCCTTGGATCTACAAAGCAATTAAAACCTGCTGCCATGGTAAATTTACTTGGTGCTGACGGCTATTCCGGACTTGCAAAGTATGAGGGGTTAAATGATGTTCTTGGAATAGAAGGAGTTCACATACATTTGTATGGAAAAAAAATCACAAAACCTTTCAGAAAAATGGGCCATATCACAATTTTAGATGATGAAATTAGTGGACTAAAACAAAAGGCCGATTTGGTTAAAGAGAGGTTTAGAGTAATAGCTTAATGAGTAATAAGTATTAAGTTATAAGTAAAAGTTAAAAGCAGAAAGTTAAAAGTATAATTGTTCATTTCCTCTGCACTAAAGTCCATCTAGTTTGGGAAAGAGATTTAGGATGAGGTAAAAACTAAAAAAACATGGTTGGAATTATAATGGGAAGCCAGTCGGACTTAAAAATAATGTCCAAGGCAGCAGAAATTCTTGATGAATTAAAAGTTCCTTATGAAGTAACAATTGTTTCAGCACACAGAACCCCCCACAGAATGGTATCGTATGCTGAAAATGCAATAAATAGAGGTATAAAAGTGATTATTGCCGGGGCAGGTGGTGCTGCGCATCTTCCTGGAATGGTTGCATCAATTACAACACTTCCGGTCATAGGTGTACCTGTAAAATCTTCCAATTCTATCGATGGCTGGGATTCTGTTTTGTCTATTCTGCAAATGCCTGCAGGTGTTCCTGTTGCAACGGTAGCTCTTGATGGGGCTGTAAATGCTGGGATTCTGGCTGCCCAGATTATTGGCTCTCATGATCCGAAGATTGCTGAGAATCTGAAGAAGTATAAAACTTTTCTGAGAGAAAAAGTGGAAGAATCAGTACAAAAGCTTGAGCAATCAGGCTATAAGAATCTCCTTTAAACGTACCATTTGCATTTAAATTTAAAAAAAATTTCTGTCTATCCTTAATCAATTACTTTAAGGATAAAGTCCTGAATTTGAATTAAATGGACAAATTTTCCAGGTAGAATTCCGATTAAACTTTAACCCTTCTTTATTTGTTTTCTTGAGAAAGGGGAAGGAGTAAAGTCATGCAAACGGATTATATTACAGCATTAGTAGTCAATCAGTTGATTGAAACTTGCAATGCAAGAGAGGCAGATTACAAAAAAGCTGCTGACAACATTAAAGACCCTTATTTTGCAGATATATTAAATAAATTTGCCACAGAAAGCGGCAGATTTTTTCTTGAGTTGCTTCCATTTTCAGAAAGCAGGGATGAAGAAGAAGAGGAGAAAGAAATCACTATCCTAAATGTGAGATATAAAGGATGGATGGATGTAGCATCAGGAAATACACTGGTTGATAAGAAGGGTTTATTCGAAAATTGTATTGATCGGGAACGTTCAGCAATTGAAGTTTATGAAGCAGCTTTTAATGAGGAAATACCTGAGAAGCTGAGAGTTATTATAATTAAACATAAAAGTGCATTTTTTAAAGCTTGCTCAGATTTGAATAGTCTGGTAAAGGAGCTTTAGCTATGATTTATTTGCAATAATCACTTTTTAACGGTTATTTGCGTTAAGGATTATATTAAAATTCTTTCAAAAAATGTTTGAACCATTTCTGACTGCCGAAGGCATTATCAGTTTTCTTACGCTTTCATTAATGGAAGTTGTATTGGGAATTGATAACATCATCTTTATTTCAATCCTCTCTGACAGGCTACCCGTCGAAGCTCAAAAAAAAGGAAGACTAATTGGTCTTAGCCTTGCACTCATTATAAGAGTCTTCCTGCTGATGATTATTTCCATTATTGTAGGGTTTACTAAACCCGTTATGGAAATCAATGAGGTGGAGATTAGTTTGCGTGATATTATATTATTTGCAGGAGGGCTTTTCCTTGTCTATAAAAGCACAATGGAAATTCATGAAAAACTTGAAGGTGAAGTAGAACAATCAGCTAAAACTAAAAAGTTGTCTCTCTTATCAGCAATTATTCAAATAGTGCTTCTGGACATAGTATTTTCATTTGACTCCATTTTAACTGCGATTGGTCTTGTAAATGATCCACATCGAGATATGCCGATTATGGTTGCAGCAATTATTGTTTCAATTGTAGTGATGTTGTTGTTTGCTAAGGGTATTAGCGATTTCATAAATGATCATCCTACTATAAAGATGCTTGCTCTTTCATTCCTGTTATTGATCGGGATCCTCCTTGTGGCCGAGGCATTCCATTATCACGTTCCCAAAGGTTATATCTACTTTGCAATAGGGTTTTCCTTGGGTGTTGAAATGCTTAATATGCGTGCAAAGAGAAAATCAGAACCTGTCAAGCTGAGAAATAATCCGGAGCTGGAAGAAGAAGATAAGCTGAATTAAGAACGCTGATTTTTATTAAAATAATTTTAAGTTTGTAGTTCCTGCAAAATGTCTCAGAAGGTATTTTGCAGGAACTTGCATTTTGTGTGTTTTTGAAAAGAATTAATAACCCTAACTGATCCTCTCGGATCCGACAATAAAAAAAATGGTAGCAATCCTCATTAATGAGTGTCTTAAGGTGAGCGTGAAAAGCTCGGGCGCTGAACTGATAAGTCTTAAAAAGACTATGGCAAACAAAGAATTCCTTTGGCAGGGAGATCCGGCCTTCTGGGGGAGAAGAGCGCCGGTATTGTTTCCTATAGTTGGAAAACTCTCAGGAAATAAATATCATTCAGATGATCAGGTTTACGAATTGCCACAGCACGGTTTTGCCAGAGATATGCATTTTGACCTGGTAGATCAGCAGGATCAATCCCTTACTTATAAACTTACAAGCTCCGAAGAAACTCTGAAGCTTTATCCTTATAAATTTGAATTGACAATTGAGTACAAGCTTCAGAAAAGCAAACTACTCGTTTCTTATGAAGTTAAGAATACAGATGATAAAACCATCTACTTTTCTATTGGTGCACATCCTGCCCTTCGTTGCCCAATAGAACAGGGTGAAGAGTTTTCTGATTATTATCTCGAATTTGAGAAAAAAGAAACTGTTAACAGGTATTTATTAACAGATGGTTTACTTAACGGTAAGTCGGAACCTGTCTTGAACAATGAAAACATTCTGCCTCTTTCGGTAGATTTGTTTACGGGAAAAGATGCAATCATTTTCAAAGATCTGAAGTCAAGTGTAGTAAGTCTCAAGAGTAAAAAATCTTCTCATAAAATCACCATGGACTTTGCAGGCTTCCCTTATCTGGGCATATGGACTAAACCTGGTCCGTTTATTTGCCTGGAGCCTTGGTTTGGAGTAGCAGATCAAATCGGTTTTGAAGGTCAGTTTAAGGACAAAGAAGCAATGAGATCTCTTGTAAAAGGGAAAACTTTCAAATGTGAATATTCAATAGATGTGCAGTAGAAGCTGAAAGCAAAAAGCGTAAAGCATATAGTTTGGCCCCTGATATTGATGAAAGTCAAAGTCAGGGGCCTATTATTATACCATAGCAAAGATGCTAAGCTTTTAGCTTAATAATTGTGCTAATTCCTGCCAAATCCAAAATCAGTTTCATCTGCATCCGGCTCAGGACCAAGATTAAACATGGTACTCATGAGGTCTTTAAACTGTATTCCTTCATCCAGCTTTTGTTTACTTATCTGGCTTGTTTCGGCAAGTCCATGCAATAACAGCTCCATTTGTAAATTCAGGTCTTCTTTACTTAATCCTGGTTGATAATGTAAAACTGTCTCTTTAAGACCTGGAATGCTTTCAAGAGATTTCTCATATTCCGCATTAGACATGTTTTGGACAAGGTCTATATAATTTCCATCGCTAAACCAATCAGTGATTTTTTTGTATGGATTATCTTTCTTGGATTTTTTAATCTTTTCAGGTGAAGGATAAATTTTTTCAAATGCTTTTCTTACTGTTTTTCCAACAAGAAAATAGGCAACATTAGAAATACCTTCTAATTCACCCTCATAAACCAATTCAACTTTTCCGGTAATTGAAGGAATGGTGCCGAAAAGATCGCTTATCCTTCCTGAAGTGCTGTTTTCTCCGTTGATCAGCAAGCGTCTTTCCGCTGTGCTGTATAAATTTTCAAGAGCGGAAATGGTAAGCCTTGCCGAAACACCGCTTTTCTGGTCTATATATTCGCTTGCTCTGGCTTCGAAAGAAACGTTTTCAAGAAGGTCTTTGAGAAGTTCAGGCATTTTTATACATTCTTTCTGAAACGGGGTTAATTTTGCTTCCTGTGAAGTAATTAGTTTAGAAACTTCCGGAGATTTAGGATAGTGTGTCAGAATCTGGCTATCTATCCTGTCTTTTAATGGTGTTACGATAGAACCCCTGTTGGTATAATCTTCAGGGTTTGCAGTGAATACAAATTGTATGTCCAGAGGTAAGCGCAGTTTAAAACCTCTTATTTGAATATCGCCTTCCTGAAGTATATTAAATAAGGCTACCTGTATCCTTGCCTGCAAGTCAGGGAGCTCGTTGATTACAAAGATGCTCCTGTGTGATCTTGGAATAAGGCCAAAGTGAATAACTCTTTCATCCGCGTAGGTGAGTTTTAGAGAGGCCGCTTTAATCGGATCAAGATCCCCAATCAGGTCCGAAACGGAAACATCCGGAGTGGCAAGCTTTTCTGTATACCTTTCCGATCGATGTACCCAGGAAATCGGAGTCTCATCACCTTTTTCATCGATTACATCTTTGGCATATCGAGTCAAAGGGTTCAATGGATCATCATTAGCTTCACTGAAAGCTACAATGGGCATATATTCATCAAGGAGGTTCGTCATCAGGCGGGCAATTTTAGTTTTTGCCTGTCCTCTTAATCCAAGAAGTATGATGTTGTGTCTTGAAAGAATTGCTGTTTGTAACTGAGGAATTACTGTTTCCTCATATCCTTTGATTTCCCCGAACAGGTTTTTCTTTTCCCTGAGCGCCCGAACCAGGTTTTCCCGCATTTCTTCCTTTACACTTCTTGATGCATACCCGGAAGCTTTTAGCTGTCCGAGTGTTTTTATATGACTGTTAGGATTCATGGTTTAAGAGGTGATTATCTCACTGTTTTTTTTCTGTTTCTAATAAAATCTTCGAAGATATATTCCCCAAGTCCGGTAAGAGAACTGTAAAAGGCACGCCCATTATTTGTTTTGGTAAACTCCTGAACAAATTGCTGAAGATATGGATCTTTTGCAATCATAAAGGTAGTTATCGGAATATTTAATCTCCTGCATTGACCCGCCATTTCAAGGGTTTTATTTACAACCTTTCTGTCCAGACCGAAACTGTTTTTATAGTATTTTGTTCCTACCTTCAAACAGGTTGGTTTTCCATCTGTGATCATAAAGATTTGCTTGTTATTAGTTTTTCTCCTTCTGAGAATGTCCATTGCAAGTTCCAATCCCGCATAAGTGTTTGTATGATAGGGACCTACTTCAAGATAAGGTAGGTCTTTGATTTCAACAGGCCAGGCATCATTACCGAATACTATTATATCAAGCGTATCCTTAGGATATTTTACTTTTACTAGTTCTGCCAGAGCCATTGCTACTTTTTTCGCGGGAGTAATTCTGTCTTCTCCATATAATATCATGGAGTGGGAAATATCTATCATCAGAACCGTACTGGTTTGAGATTTATGTTCCTTTTCCTGAACCTGAAGATCTTCATGGGTAAGTTTGAATTCGTCAATACCATGATTTATCTGTGCAGTGTGAAGTGAATCGGTAATATTTATCGAATCCAGTGTGTCTCCGAACTGGTATGGTCTGATGTCCGCGCTAGGCTCATCTCCCAATCCTGTTTTTGAAGTATTATGATTCCCTTTTTGATTCTTTTTTAATTTTCCGAAAATTTCTTCCAGAGCGTTCCTTCTAATTACCTGTTCTGATTTGCCTGTAAGTTTAAAGGTTCCTTTTTCGGAATTATCTTCTTTAATAAAGCCCTTGTCGTTCAAGTCGCGGATAAAATCCCCCATTCCATAACTGTCATCAGTCATTCCGTGTTGACGGTCAAGGTCATTCATCCAGTTAAGTGCTTCGGAAACATCCCCTGAGGTATAATTCAGCAATTGGAAAAAAACCTTTGAAAGGTTGTCAAACCCTGAATCTCCCTTAGGCGGAGGTGTAAATTTTGAAAATCGTAATCCCTTCATTTGGAGTTATTCTAGTTAACCTTTTAACATGGGTGGAAAAGTAAAAGTTTTATGTGCGAGACCACATTAATTTAGAATGATTTTGCCCCAATTCAAAGTTTTTTTGCAGATAATCTAAAGGATCTGTTATTGCCTGATTGCAATGGGATTTTAATGTTTTGTGCATCTTTTGAAACTGTATTTTTTTTAATGATATGTTTGTGCAACTTATTTAATAACAGCGTTTTGGGTATTGATGATTATATAAAATTTTTAACTTGAAACCGTATATATATACATTTTTTACATTAAAAATTAATATATAGCTGATGATATTTAGTAAATTTGTAATTATTATCGCATAAAAATGTGGAATTGTGGCAAGCTGTTAAGTGTTATCAGGTAGTAGAAAATGTTTAAGTCATTTGATATATTATTTAAAACCCTCCTTCTGAAAGTCAAATATTCAGTTGGGTGAGGCATTTAAACAAATATAAAAGGCCATTCTCAACAAAAGAGGATGGCCTTTTCATTAAAATTACACGTCTGTAGAGAAAACAAAAAGTTATGGCTAAAAGAGTTTTTATTTTTGACACAACACTTCGAGATGGAGAGCAGGTGCCAGGCTGCCAGTTGAATACTGAAGAGAAAATCAGGGTTGCTAAAGCATTGGAAGAGCTTGGTGTTGATGTTATTGAGGCAGGGTTTCCGATTTCAAGCCCTGGAGATTTTAACTCCGTAGTTGAAATCAGTAAGGCGGTGAAAGAACCGATTGTCTGTGCGCTCACCAGAGCAAAGGAAATGGATATCGATAGTGCAGCTGAAGCCCTGAAATATGCCAAAAGAAAACGTATTCATACAGGTATCGGAAGCTCAGATATGCATATTCAGTATAAACTGAGAACAACTAGAGAAAAAGTTATCGAACAAGGAGTTGCCGCTGTAAAGTATGCTCGCAAATTTGTAGATGATGTTGAGTTTTTCTGCGAAGATGCCGGACGTGCTGATGTTGTTTTCCTTGCTCAAATGGTTGAAGCTGTAATTGCCGCAGGTGCGACAGTTGTTAATATTCCTGATACTACTGGATATACTTTGCCATGGCAATTCGGAGAGCGTATCAAGTTTCTTATGGACAATGTTAAAAATGTAGATAAAGCAATTATTTCTGCGCATTGTCACAATGATCTTGGTCTTGCTACTGCAAATGCTATTGCGGCTCTCGCAAATGGTGCAAGACAGGTAGAATGTACTATCAACGGTATTGGTGAAAGAGCAGGAAATACTTCTCTTGAAGAGGTGGCAATGATTATCAAAAGCCATCCTTCTCTTGGACTTGAAACCGGTATCAATACTAAAAAATTAGTTCCAACCAGCGACCTTGTCTCTTCTTTAATGAGAATGCCGGTTCAGGCTAATAAAGCTATAGTTGGTAAAAATGCTTTCGCACACTCATCAGGTATCCACCAGGATGGTTTCCTTAAACATAGAGAGAACTACGAGATCATCGACCCTTCTGATGTCGGAGCCGATGCATCTTCTATTGTGCTAACAGCAAGAAGCGGGAGAGCAGCATTAAGTCATCGTCTTACAACTATTGGTTAC contains:
- a CDS encoding 5-(carboxyamino)imidazole ribonucleotide synthase; amino-acid sequence: MEFYQDFKLGILGGGQLGRMLIQSAVDLNLYVCTLDPDKEAPCAKIAHEFILGDPTDYETVYKFGKDKDLITIEIENVNADALQALANEGKKIFPQPSCIKTIQDKRLQKQFYRNNSIPTADFELINDIDELSKFPHLFPAFQKLGKSGYDGRGVQQLNSVSDLSKAMDGPSLIEKQVDFEKEISVIVARNIKGEKEHFPVTEMIFHPVHNLVEYLMAPAQITEAQKKEAVEIAEKVIESLGMVGLLAVEMFLTKEGKILVNEAAPRPHNSGHQTIEANFTSQYEQLLRAILGLPLGSTKQLKPAAMVNLLGADGYSGLAKYEGLNDVLGIEGVHIHLYGKKITKPFRKMGHITILDDEISGLKQKADLVKERFRVIA
- the purE gene encoding 5-(carboxyamino)imidazole ribonucleotide mutase translates to MVGIIMGSQSDLKIMSKAAEILDELKVPYEVTIVSAHRTPHRMVSYAENAINRGIKVIIAGAGGAAHLPGMVASITTLPVIGVPVKSSNSIDGWDSVLSILQMPAGVPVATVALDGAVNAGILAAQIIGSHDPKIAENLKKYKTFLREKVEESVQKLEQSGYKNLL
- a CDS encoding DUF2383 domain-containing protein; its protein translation is MQTDYITALVVNQLIETCNAREADYKKAADNIKDPYFADILNKFATESGRFFLELLPFSESRDEEEEEKEITILNVRYKGWMDVASGNTLVDKKGLFENCIDRERSAIEVYEAAFNEEIPEKLRVIIIKHKSAFFKACSDLNSLVKEL
- a CDS encoding TerC family protein, encoding MFEPFLTAEGIISFLTLSLMEVVLGIDNIIFISILSDRLPVEAQKKGRLIGLSLALIIRVFLLMIISIIVGFTKPVMEINEVEISLRDIILFAGGLFLVYKSTMEIHEKLEGEVEQSAKTKKLSLLSAIIQIVLLDIVFSFDSILTAIGLVNDPHRDMPIMVAAIIVSIVVMLLFAKGISDFINDHPTIKMLALSFLLLIGILLVAEAFHYHVPKGYIYFAIGFSLGVEMLNMRAKRKSEPVKLRNNPELEEEDKLN
- a CDS encoding aldose 1-epimerase family protein is translated as MVAILINECLKVSVKSSGAELISLKKTMANKEFLWQGDPAFWGRRAPVLFPIVGKLSGNKYHSDDQVYELPQHGFARDMHFDLVDQQDQSLTYKLTSSEETLKLYPYKFELTIEYKLQKSKLLVSYEVKNTDDKTIYFSIGAHPALRCPIEQGEEFSDYYLEFEKKETVNRYLLTDGLLNGKSEPVLNNENILPLSVDLFTGKDAIIFKDLKSSVVSLKSKKSSHKITMDFAGFPYLGIWTKPGPFICLEPWFGVADQIGFEGQFKDKEAMRSLVKGKTFKCEYSIDVQ
- a CDS encoding magnesium chelatase; this encodes MNPNSHIKTLGQLKASGYASRSVKEEMRENLVRALREKKNLFGEIKGYEETVIPQLQTAILSRHNIILLGLRGQAKTKIARLMTNLLDEYMPIVAFSEANDDPLNPLTRYAKDVIDEKGDETPISWVHRSERYTEKLATPDVSVSDLIGDLDPIKAASLKLTYADERVIHFGLIPRSHRSIFVINELPDLQARIQVALFNILQEGDIQIRGFKLRLPLDIQFVFTANPEDYTNRGSIVTPLKDRIDSQILTHYPKSPEVSKLITSQEAKLTPFQKECIKMPELLKDLLENVSFEARASEYIDQKSGVSARLTISALENLYSTAERRLLINGENSTSGRISDLFGTIPSITGKVELVYEGELEGISNVAYFLVGKTVRKAFEKIYPSPEKIKKSKKDNPYKKITDWFSDGNYIDLVQNMSNAEYEKSLESIPGLKETVLHYQPGLSKEDLNLQMELLLHGLAETSQISKQKLDEGIQFKDLMSTMFNLGPEPDADETDFGFGRN
- a CDS encoding vWA domain-containing protein, coding for MKGLRFSKFTPPPKGDSGFDNLSKVFFQLLNYTSGDVSEALNWMNDLDRQHGMTDDSYGMGDFIRDLNDKGFIKEDNSEKGTFKLTGKSEQVIRRNALEEIFGKLKKNQKGNHNTSKTGLGDEPSADIRPYQFGDTLDSINITDSLHTAQINHGIDEFKLTHEDLQVQEKEHKSQTSTVLMIDISHSMILYGEDRITPAKKVAMALAELVKVKYPKDTLDIIVFGNDAWPVEIKDLPYLEVGPYHTNTYAGLELAMDILRRRKTNNKQIFMITDGKPTCLKVGTKYYKNSFGLDRKVVNKTLEMAGQCRRLNIPITTFMIAKDPYLQQFVQEFTKTNNGRAFYSSLTGLGEYIFEDFIRNRKKTVR
- a CDS encoding 2-isopropylmalate synthase, encoding MAKRVFIFDTTLRDGEQVPGCQLNTEEKIRVAKALEELGVDVIEAGFPISSPGDFNSVVEISKAVKEPIVCALTRAKEMDIDSAAEALKYAKRKRIHTGIGSSDMHIQYKLRTTREKVIEQGVAAVKYARKFVDDVEFFCEDAGRADVVFLAQMVEAVIAAGATVVNIPDTTGYTLPWQFGERIKFLMDNVKNVDKAIISAHCHNDLGLATANAIAALANGARQVECTINGIGERAGNTSLEEVAMIIKSHPSLGLETGINTKKLVPTSDLVSSLMRMPVQANKAIVGKNAFAHSSGIHQDGFLKHRENYEIIDPSDVGADASSIVLTARSGRAALSHRLTTIGYQLSKEQLDLVYKKFLDMADQRKQIEDADLKELMAPYC